In Alkalihalobacterium alkalinitrilicum, a genomic segment contains:
- the cyoE gene encoding heme o synthase encodes MQGEENLNTPKQSLSEILALTVKTGIIKSNLITMFAGLTLALYTYQYSLLDKVPEIIFALIGSILIMGAAGAFNNLYDRDIDSIMERTKNRPTVTGDIKPKTVLWLAIFMSIAGIVTLALATPLAAFLGFLGLFFYVVPYTMWSKRRTIYNTEIGSISGAMPPLIGWAAIYPDITHPAILGLFVIAVIWQMPHFYAIAIRKHADYKAANVPMLPVVKGVRRTYIQTNIYLVLLIATSFLLGSLSLGLMLVSLLLGILWLALSVYGYKKMDSEKWAKALFIFSLFHMTILFSTVIIYSLIGIIFKL; translated from the coding sequence ATGCAAGGGGAAGAAAACCTAAACACTCCAAAACAAAGCCTTTCTGAAATTTTGGCTTTAACTGTAAAAACAGGAATTATAAAATCCAATCTCATAACGATGTTTGCAGGTTTGACACTGGCTTTATACACATATCAATATAGTCTACTTGATAAAGTTCCAGAAATCATATTTGCTTTAATTGGCTCGATTTTAATTATGGGAGCTGCAGGAGCCTTTAATAACTTATATGATCGTGATATCGATTCGATTATGGAGAGAACGAAAAACAGACCGACTGTAACAGGAGACATAAAGCCCAAAACTGTGTTATGGCTCGCTATTTTTATGTCAATTGCAGGAATTGTCACACTGGCACTAGCAACACCTCTAGCTGCATTCCTAGGATTTCTAGGACTGTTTTTTTATGTTGTTCCATATACAATGTGGAGTAAACGAAGAACCATATATAATACAGAGATTGGTAGTATTTCAGGAGCAATGCCACCTCTTATTGGATGGGCAGCCATTTATCCAGACATTACACATCCTGCTATTCTTGGACTTTTTGTTATAGCAGTAATATGGCAAATGCCTCATTTTTATGCAATCGCTATCCGTAAACACGCTGATTATAAAGCAGCGAATGTTCCGATGCTTCCTGTGGTTAAAGGGGTTAGAAGAACTTATATCCAAACGAATATTTATTTAGTCCTATTAATTGCCACAAGTTTTCTTTTAGGATCATTAAGCCTCGGACTGATGCTAGTTTCGCTTTTGTTAGGTATTCTATGGCTAGCGCTCAGTGTATATGGATACAAAAAAATGGACTCAGAAAAATGGGCAAAAGCATTATTCATCTTTTCGCTGTTTCATATGACGATCCTCTTTTCAACTGTCATTATCTATTCGCTTATTGGAATTATTTTCAAATTATAA